The Buteo buteo chromosome 23, bButBut1.hap1.1, whole genome shotgun sequence genome includes a window with the following:
- the BRD3OS gene encoding uncharacterized protein BRD3OS, which translates to MTDKVMNGRVPLPEKALSEGYARLRYRDTSLLIWQQQQQKLESAPPNTYLSRSRSMWYSQYGNEAILVRDKNKLDVPRDTGQSKFCAIM; encoded by the coding sequence ATGACTGACAAAGTAATGAACGGGAGGGTGCCCCTGCCCGAAAAAGCCTTGTCCGAGGGCTATGCCCGGCTGCGGTACAGGGACACCTCTCTGCTcatctggcagcagcagcagcagaaactggAGTCGGCTCCCCCCAACACTTACCTGAGCCGGAGTCGGAGTATGTGGTACTCGCAGTACGGCAATGAAGCCATCCTGGTGCGGGACAAAAACAAGCTGGATGTCCCCAGGGACACGGGGCAATCTAAGTTTTGTGCTATTATGTAA